The following proteins are encoded in a genomic region of Arachis stenosperma cultivar V10309 chromosome 4, arast.V10309.gnm1.PFL2, whole genome shotgun sequence:
- the LOC130975518 gene encoding uncharacterized protein LOC130975518: MSTTDAHIRYYIWLIDSNSTIKPARLSVREAMKRPNESWRKITTKYKVYKECVKQIFRFDENNERTIKKYILKSMRRSWKETRLRLYDAFYEPTFTFEQNIEHRPPGINREHWRKFLEYRAKAEMKKKIEIEQHDESSRVLSQNNSIAQVFGKEKPGRVRGMGFGPTPTQLFGSNSHVPGNGVEVEETQRKLLALQAELDGEKLKRKKMEDEATAEKKKMQAMERDLIYLFQRQGEELPRDIAVETSSVE; this comes from the exons ATGTCAACAACGGATGCACACATAAGATATTATATTTGGCTTATAGATTCCAACAGCACAATCAAGCCGGCAAGATTAAGTGTGAGGGAGGCTATGAAACGGCCTAACG AAAGTTGGCGTAAGATTACCACTAAATACAAGGTTTATAAAGAATGTGTCAAG CAAATTTTTCGCTTTGATGAAAATAATGAAAGAACTATCaagaaatatattttgaaaagtaTGAGAAGGTCTTGGAAGGAAACAAGGCTAAGGTTGTATGATGCCTTTTACGAGCCAACATTCACATTTGAACAAAATATTGAGCACCGTCCACCGGGAATTAATCGAGAGCATTGGAGAAAGTTCCTGGAATATCGCGCCAAAGCTGAGATGAAG AAAAAAATTGAGATTGAGCAACATGATGAGTCTTCTAGAGTGTTGTCTCAAAATAATTCCATTGCTCAGGTTTTCGGAAAAGAGAAACCGGGTAGAGTACGTGGTATGGGTTTCGGTCCGACTCCTACTCAACTCTTCGGTTCAAATTCACATGTGCCAGGTAACGGAGTCGAAGTAGAAGAGACCCAGAGAAAGCTGCTTGCACTACAGGCAGAGCTGGATGGCGAgaagttgaagaggaagaagatggaGGATGAGGCAACagcagagaagaaaaagatgcAAGCGATGGAGAGAGATCTGATTTATCTATTTCAAAGGCAGGGTGAGGAGCTGCCACGAGACATCGCTGTAGAGACGAGTTCCGTGGAATGA
- the LOC130975517 gene encoding uncharacterized protein LOC130975517, whose amino-acid sequence MAAESSRSCRSRSSAQKRELVCRHGERLVLRVSGTRNNLGRRFWGCVYYEIQEECDFFRWADPEADSDDPHVARIKRKVATMKAKVRDIEWKFKVAAVLDIFGWVVLFCF is encoded by the exons ATGGCTGCCGAGAGCTCACGGTCGTGTCGGAGTAGGTCGTCTGCGCAGAAAAGGGAGCTCGTGTGTCGACATGGGGAGAGACTCGTGCTTAGAGTTTCGGGAACGAGGAACAACCTTGGGCGACGATTTTGGGGGTGTGTCTACTATGAG ATCCAAGAGGAGTGTGATTTCTTCCGATGGGCAGACCCAGAAGCAGACAGTGACGATCCTCATGTTGCAAGGATAAAGAGGAAAGTTGCGACCATGAAAGCAAAAGTGAGGGACATTGAGTGGAAGTTCAAGGTTGCTGCAGTGTTAGATATTTTTGGGTGGGTGGTGTTATTTTGCTTCTGA